The genome window TCCCTGGACGAAACTTGATTTCTTTTACTTGAATCTGCTTCTGGTTCTTCTTCGCTGCAGCAATCTGCTTCTTCTTCTCGAAGATCGACTTGCCGTAGTCCATCACCCGGCAAACGGGTGGGATTGCATCGGCGGAAATTTCCACCAGGTCCAATTTGGACTCTTCAGCAATACGAAGCGCTTCATCAATCGAGACGATGCCAATCTGCTCGCCGTCAGCGCCAATTAACCGAACCTCGCGTGCCGAGATATTCTCGTTGATCGGGGCTTTCGGTGCAGCTCGTTTATCTTGTCTCATTTCACGCTTAATAATAATTACTCCGAATCTGGGCGACCACGCCGGGAAACCGCTTGCGCGAGGAACTCAGCGAACTGGGCGACGGGCATCGAGCCCAGGTCAGCACCTTCACGAGTACGCACAGCGACAGTCTGCATCTCGACTTCCCGATCTCCGATAACCAAAAGATAGGGAACCTTGAGCAAAGTATGCTCGCGGATTTTAAAGCCGATCTTTTCATTTCTCAAGTCGGACTTGGCACGAAATCCGCTTTCGTTGAGAGTTTTTTCAACTTCAGCGGCAAAATCGGCCTGTTTATCAGTGATATTCATGATCACTGCCTGGGTCGGAGCCAGCCACGCAGGGAATGCACCCTCGTAGTGCTCGATCAGGATACCGACGAAACGTTCGAACGAGCCGAGGATCGCCCGGTGCAGCATAACCGGGTGCTTACGGCTGTTGTCTTCGGAGACGTATTCGGCTCCCAAACGGATCGGCAGGTTAAAATCGAGCTGCAAAGTACCACATTGCCAGACACGACCAAGACAATCTTTCAGCGAGAACTCAATTTTCGGACCGTAGAAGGCGCCCTCACCCGGCTGCAGATCGTACGCAAGGCCCGCATTGTCTAGCGCTGCGGCCAATGCAGCTTCGGCGCGATCCCACAGTTCGTCGGAGCCGACGCGTTTTTCCGGACGAGTGGACAGCTTCATTTCGACTTCGGTGAAGCCGAAATCGCGATAAACGTCCATGGTCAGCTTGATGAACGCTGCGGATTCGGACTGCATCTGCTCTTCGGTGCAGAAGATGTGGGCGTCATCCTGAGTGAAGCCACGCACCCGCATGATGCCGTGCAGCGCACCCGACGGCTCGTTACGGTGGCAGGCACCGAATTCGGCCAGACGCATCGGCAACTCGCGGTAGCTCTTCAGGCCTTGGTTGAACACCTGCACGTGGCACGGGCAGTTCATCGGCTTGATGGCGTAGTCGCGGTTTTCCGACTGGGTGGTGAACATGTTGTCGGCGTAGTTGGCCCAGTGCCCGGATTTCTCCCACAGGCCGCGATCAACGACTTGCGGAGTCTTGATCTCCAGGTAGCCGTTATCGCGCTGAACCTTGCGCATGTACTGCTCGAGTACCTGGTACAGGGTCCAGCCGTTCGGGTGCCAGAACACCATGCCCGGCGCCTCTTCCTGAAGGTGGAACAGGTTCAGGCGCTTGCCGATCTTGCGGTGGTCGCGTTTTTCGGCTTCTTCGATGCGCTGGATGTAGGCGGCCAGTTGCTTCTTGTCAGCCCAGGCAGTGCCGTAGATCCGCTGCAATTGCTCGTTCTTCGCATCCCCGCGCCAGTAGGCACCGGACAGCTTGGTCAACTTGAACGACTTGAGGAAGCGTGTGTTCGGCACGTGCGGGCCACGGCACATGTCGACGTATTCTTCGTGGTAATACAGGCCCATGGCCTGTTCGTCCGGCATGTCTTCCACCAGACGCAGCTTGTAGTCCTCACCACGTGCGGTGAACACGTCGATCACTTCGGCGCGCGGCGTGACTTTCTTGATGACGTCGTAATCTTTTTCGATCAGCGCGTGCATGCGCGCCTCGATCGCCGCCAGGTCGTCCGGAGTGAAAGGACGCTCGTAGGCGATATCGTAATAGAAGCCTTCGTCAATGACCGGGCCGATGACCATCTTCGCGGTCGGGTACAGCTGCTTGACCGCGTGGCCAATCAGGTGGGCACAAGAGTGGCGAATGATCTCCAGCCCCTCTTGATCCTTCGGCGTAATGATTTGCAGGCTGGCATCGGCGGTGATCAGGTCACTGGCGTCAACCAGCTTGCCGTCGACCTTGCCGGCCACGGTGGCCTTGGCCAGGCCAGCACCAATGGATGCGGCGACCTCGGCTACGGAAACCGAATGATCGAATGAACGTTGACTGCCATCGGGAAGAGTAATAGTTGGCATGGCGCCTCCTCTCCTAGTGGTGACCCCTACCAAAGGTCACGTGGGTTGGGATGAGCCAGTACAAGATCCAACACCAGGCCGTTCAGTGATGAACGCCTGCCTTACAGCGGCAGGAGCCTTTCGGCCAACCGATAATCGAACCAGAGTGACTGGAGTGAACTCAAAAAAGAACATGGCAAGGCGGCAATTGGCACGCCTGTAAATAGCCAAGCGCAGGATGCTAGCACAGATGAACGGTCATCGCGCCGACACGGCCTTACGAAATACAAATTCCAGCGTTTATAGCTGCAAAAGTGAACTTGAGCTGTACGACAGGCCTCAAACACACCGAGAATCGCCGTTCGTCCTCAAGACTTCAGGAGCCTTTAACTATGCGTTTTTCCTCGACCTTCGCGCTTGCTGCATCGCTGGCCTTCCTCTCCTTCGGTGCGCAGGCTGCAGCCCCATCGAACTGGCCTTCGGCCGCTGAACGGGAAAACTTCGTCAAAGACTGCACGTCGGCCGCTCAGCAGAGCGTTGACGCCAAAACCGCCAAAGACCATTGCGAATGTGGCGCCGACAAGATCAATGCGGAATTGAGCACCGCTGAAATCAAGGAGCTCATGACCAACCAGAACGCCAAGCAGGAGCTTAAAAACAAAGCGGTCACGGCTATTTCGTCTTGCAAAGTCGTGAAGAAAAAGTAAGAACGACCACTGATCAGGCAGCCATTTCGCTGAAAAAAAAGCCTTAAAACTGCCATTTCTCACAAATTACGCAGCTTTTACGGCTTTTTTTAACAGCTGATATTTCGCAGCAAAGCCCCGTAGATCGGGGCTTTCAGCCGATCAAGGCACTAAACGCTACGTCATTGATTAGCAAACAATGCCTTGGGGGGGCTCCCAAGCCGAACATTTCGACTATGATAGCCAAGTGTGCCCAGTTGGCCTGAGCAGCACAGCACTACTGAAAATATATGTTTCTTGGAGATACACCATGTCTAATCGCCAATCCGGCACCGTTAAATGGTTCAACGATGAAAAAGGCTTCGGCTTCATCACTCCTCAAGGTGGCGGTGACGACCTGTTCGTACACTTCAAAGCTATCGAAAGCGACGGTTTCAAAAGCCTGAAAGAAGGCCAAACCGTTTCCTTCGTGGCTGAGAAAGGCCAAAAGGGTATGCAAGCTGCACAGGTTCGCCCAGAGTAATTCTGTGCTGAGCTAAAAAAACCCCGTCCATGTGACGGGGTTTTTTATGGGCGCTGCAAAAGCCGGGGCGCTATCAGCCGCAGTTGACCCGTGTGATCACCAGGTTGTCGTCGGTGTTCAGGTTCAAGCGGTCGGAGCGGTATTCCAGAGTGATCATGTCGTTAGGCTTGAGGATCCGCGCGTTCTGCGCGCCGGCACGGGTACGCGCCTGATCCAGCAACTGAGGCGAGGCTTTCTGGCCGATGGCGAATTCGGCAGCTTTCGACTCACAACGGCTATGGCCTGCGTCAGCAGCGGCGACGCCTTTGCCTGGCTCTGGGGCACCCGGGGTGCTGCAACCCGCCAACGCGAGTGCTGCCAACAAAGTGCCGAATGATGCGAGCTTCCAAGGCATGAAGCCTCCTATGATAAAAATGGACAGAGATCGTGCGACCGCGATCTGGCCGTTTGGTTTCAAGACGTAAATCGGCTGACGGCAAGTCTGCCTGACTCAAGGCGAGCATTCGCCCGGTCAATCGTCACCAGATATGAACGCACTCAGTAGATGTCGATGTAATCAAACGGTGGGGTTGGCCAATTCTGCGCGAGCGCATTGAAAATCTGCATGACCCAGACCTCATCGCTGGCCGCGACTTTACCGACATAACCCGAACCCTTCGCCCAGGTTTCCAGGCGAAACAGCAGGCCGTCAATCTCGACACCGCCTACGGCCTTCCCGGAGGAGATATACGCGATACCGGCCTTGGTCACTCGTAACTGGGTATGCTCGTCGTCACTGGCACTGGCGAGCAGTTGACGAACCGCCTCCAACGTGAGGTTATCGGGGTTGTTCAAATCGATCTGCACCTGGGGTTCCCCGGCAATTGAATTGAACAACAGTGTCGCACAGCGCCGGCCTCAACCCGAAGTACCTCATGCCTAAGTAGCAGTGCCAAAGACCACGCAAAAATGGTTAACTGCCGCGATTAAAACCGCGTAACAGCGCACTGCCCAGCACTTCCAACCCCGCGAGCCCCCCATGACCACTGTAACCCTCCAAGCCGACATCAAAGCCAAGTGGCCTCAAGGACAGAGCTCCTACAGCCCCGGAAGCCCGGAGGAGTTGGCAATCATCGGAATCGACCTGTTGGTCAAGGAACTCGGCACTCAGGCCGCGCAGGCCTTCATCGGCCAAGTATTCGAGAAGTACCCGGCCGATCACATGGGCGCACACAAGCCCGAGCGCGAATAAGAACCGGCCGGCGAGCGCCGACCGCTACACAGATTACTTCAGGCGCGCCAAGCGCTCGGTCAGCAGATCGAAGAAGCCTTGGGCGTCGCCGTTCTCAACCCAGAACGCGTTCTTCGGCTGTTTCAAGCCGTCATACCAATCGACGATGGTCTGGCCGAAGGTCGGACCTTCGCGACTGTCCACCACCACGTTAACCTCACGCCCACTGAACAGTGCCGGCTTGAGCAGATAAGCAATGACGGTAGCGTCGTGTACCGGGCCGCCCGGGATGCCGTAGTGCTCCATGTCGCCTTTGACGTATTCATTGAGAATGTCGCCAACCACTTTGCTCGCATTGTTGTTAATCGCTGCGATTTTCTTCAGGCGCGCTTCGCTGGTCAGCACCTTGTGGGTCACGTCCAACGGCAGATAGGTCAGCTTGACGCCACTTTTGAGCACGATTTCAGCGGCGATAGGGTCCGCGAACAAGTTGAACTCAGCCACCGGAGTGATATTGCCACCATTGAAGTGCGCACCGCCCATCACCACCACTTCCTTGATGCCTTGGGTGATTTCCGGAGCCTGGGTCAACGCCAGCGCCAGGTTGGTCTGTGGGCCGAGCATGGCGATGGTGATGCTGTGCGGCTTGGCAGTGCTGAGCGTTTTGATCAGGTAGTCGACCGCGTTGCCGTCAGCCAGGCCTTTTTTGGGCTCATGCACGGTGACACCGGAGATACCTTCCTTGCCGTGAATATTCTCAGCGTAAATCGGCGTGCGCAGCATGGGTTTTGGCGCGCCTGCGTACACAGGAATTTCCTCACGCCCTGCCCACTCACGAGCCAGGCGAGCGTTGCGGGAAGTCTTGTCCAGGCGCACGTTACCGGCGACGGTGGTCAGCGCACGAATGCTCAGTTCCTCCGGAGAGGCCATGGCAAACAGCAAGGCCACTACGTCATCGGCACCTGGGTCGGTATCGATGATCAGGTCGATTTTTTCCGCCGCTTGGGCGCTGGCGGCTGTGAGCGCGGACAAAAGCAGGACACTCCGAAACAGGTTTTTCAGGGTTGGAAGACCACGTTGCATGACACACTCCTTGTCGTAAGAAAACTCTAGAAGGTTACGCCGGACACCAGCGCGATATTGCAATAAGGCTGGCACTCGCCAGTGCGCACCACGGCGCGGGCCTTGCGACTGAGCTGCTTGAATTCTTCGTGGCTGACCAGGCGACGCTCGCCGAGGGCAGCCTGTTCTGTCAGGGAGTTGAGCGAGGTGAGCGCAGGAGGCTGCTTGAGCAGGATTTCTTCCGCCAATACATGGCTTTCGACCTGCATCTCACTCAACACAATGCGCAGGGTGCTGATGAAATCAGGAATGCCCTGAGTCAGCGCCAGGTCGATCAACTCGACGCCCGGTGGCACCGGCAGGCCGGCGTCGCCAATCACCAGGATGTCACCATGACCGAGAGACGCGATCACGCGCGACAGGGCGATATTGAGCAGAGGTGTCTTTTTCATGAGGGTATAAAACCTTGAACGTCCTGCAATGCAGGGATAGAGGGTTGTGCACCGGCGCGGGTGACCGACAGCGCAGCGGCGACTTGACCAAAGCGAATGGCCTCGGCTTCGCTTTTACCGTTGGCAAGCGCGGCGGCAAAACCACCCACGAAGGTGTCACCGGCCGCGGTGGTGTCCACCGCCTTTACTTTGGGCGCCACCAGGTGCTCAAAGCCGTTGCCATCGGCAAACAGCGCGCCCTGTGCACCCAGAGTGATGATCACTTTTCCGGCGCCCGCTTTGATCAACTGCGTCGCGGCGACCTTGGCGCTGTCGAGGGAGTCGACGGTCACGCCAGTTAATTCACCGGCTTCGCTTTCGTTCGGAATCAGATAGTCGATCGAGGCGTACCATTCCTTCGGCAACGGTCCGCTGGCCGGTGCCGGATTGAGGATCACCGTCTTGCCCAGTTCACGACCGCGCTTAAGCGCATGGCCCACGGTGTCCATAGGGACTTCCAATTGGCAGACGATCACATCGGCCGCCTGCAACACCGCATCGGCCAACTGCAACGAAGCCGGCGTCAGCTCACCGTTGCTTCCCGCAACGATCACAATCGCGTTCTGGCTGCTGTCATCCACCACAATCAATGCCACGCCGCTGGAGCCGTCTACCGAGCTGACGGCCTGGCAATCAATGCCCTCCACCAGCAACGCGTCGCGCAATTGAGTGCCGTAGGCGTCCGTGCCGACGCAGCCAATCATCGCCACATCAGCGCCCAGGCGCGCCGAAGCCACTGCCTGATTGGCGCCCTTGCCGCCCGGTACGGTGGAAAACGTTTGGCCAATCAGGGTTTCACCGGCGCGCGGCAAGCGACTGGCGCGGGTGACCAAATCCATGTTCAAGCTGCCTATTACCACTACTTTTGCTGGCATACATCAGTACTCATCAATTCGGTTCAGCGGTATTGGGCGAACACACCGGCAAACGGCGCCGTTGACTCACGCAACACAATGCTTGGCGTCACGATGCGCTGATCGATCGGCAGTTGGGGTGTCGCAATTCGTCGCAATAAGAGTTCGGCGGCCGTCTCACCCAATTGCAGGATTGACTGTCCGACCGTGGTCAGCGCCGGGTACACGTAGCGGCCCATTTGAATATCGTCAAAACCGATCACCGACAGCTCGCCAGGCACACGAATATTGCGCTCGGCTGCCGCACGTAATACACCGAAACCGATCATGTCGTTACTGGCGAAAATCGCACTCGGCGGGTTTTCCGACAGCAACTGTACCGCAGCGGCATACCCTCCGGTGCTGGTGAAGTCGCTTTCCAGGGTGCGACTGGCCATTACTTCCACGCCCGCCTCATGCAACGCACGGTGGTAGCCCGCAAGCCGCATTTGCGCCACACGGGTGTGGCCGGGGCCACCAATGCAGGCGATGTCCCGGTGCCCCAGTTCAAGCAAGTGCCGGGTCGCCAGGTAAGCGCCTTCCTCGTGGTCGATACGCACCAGGTCGACATCAATGCCGTCCAATGCCCGGTCGACAATCACCATGGGCGTGCGCACCGCGCTCAATCCCGCAGCAAGGCCGCTGTCATCGCCACCTACCGAGGTCACGATCAAGCCGTCAATGCGCTTCTCCAGCAATACGCGCAGGTAGCTGCGCTGCTTCTCGGCGTTATCGTCGGAGTTGCAGAGGATCACGCAATACCCATTACGCTCACAGTAATCCTCGATGCCCCGCGCCAGTTCGGCAAAATACGGGTTAAGGCTATTGGGCACCAGCAGGCCGATGGTGGCGGTGGTCTTGGCTTTGAGTGAGCGGGCGACGGCACTCGGCACATAGTCCAACTGCTTGATCGCCGCTTCAACCTTGATCCGCACAGGCTCGCTGACCGGCCGCGTCTTGTTCACCACATGGGATACGGTGGTGTAGGAAATACCTGCGAGCGCTGCCACATCCTTGATCGTTGCCATGGTTCAGCCCCGCCGACTGGCGCGCTGGCTGCGGTAGGTGTCGAGAACCACGGCAATCACGATCACGGCACCGGTGATGATGCGTTTGGTGGGCTCCGTGGCACCGATCTGCGCAAGGCCGGCCGCCAGCACCGAAATAATCAACACACCGAAGAACGTACTGATAACCGAGCCGCGCCCGCCCATCAGGCTGGTGCCGCCGATCACCACTGCCGCGATCACTTGCAACTCAAGGCCGGAGCCGGCATTCGGGTCCGCCGCTTCCAGGCGTGAAATCTGGAACAGTGCCGCCACACCGGCCAACAGCCCCATCAGGCTGAATACCAGGATCTTGTAGGGCTTGGGATTGATCCCGGCCAGACGCACCGCCTCTTCGTTGGTGCCGATACCGATCAGGTAACGGCCGAACACAGTACGGGTCAACACCAACTGAGCAGCGACGATGACCAGCAAAGCAATGATAAACGATGGCGAAATTCCGAACGCAACCGGGTTGGACAACCAGGCAAACGAATCACCAATATAAGCGGTGCGCGAACCGGTCATCTGGTAAGCCACGCCACGCGCCATTTCCAGCACACCGAGGGACACGATAAATGACGGAATGCGCCAGGCCACAGTAATCGAACCGGTGATGGTACCCGCCAACGCCGCGCAGCCCATGCCCAGCACAGCCGCCGGCAATACGCCCCAACCCCAGCTGAGAATTGCCACGCTGACCGCCGATGCCGCCAAGGCCAGCACCGAGCCCACCGACAGGTCGATACCGCCGATGATCAGGATGAACGTCATGCCCACCGCCAGCACCATCAGGTCCGGAATCTGGTTGGCCAGGGTGCTGAAGGTGTCATAGGACAGGAAGTGATCGCTGAGTACCGAGAACAGCGCAATCATGGCGAGCAAGGCACCGGCCAGCCCCAGATAAGTACCCAGGCCGTAGAAGTTGCCGCCGGTTTTACCCGGGGAGTTTGTTGTTTTCATGGGGTATCCCTAAGCACTGCGTCGTTCAGCAGCGCGTCACGTTTTTGATAGCCGGCAAAGGCGGCGGCGAGCAATTCGTCCTGGGTCCAACTGTCGCGTTCGAAGGTCTCGATCAGGCGTCCGGCGGACAGCACGCCGATGCGGTCGCAGATCAGCATCAGCTCCCGCAGGTCGCTGGACACCACGACCAGCGCTTTGCCCTGGCGCGTCAATTCGCCGAGTAACGCATAAATGTCGAACTTGGCGCCGACATCGATACCGCGGGTTGGCTCGTCAAAGAGCATCACCGCGCAATCGCGCTCCAGCCAACGGCCGATCACGACCTTCTGCTGGTTGCCGCCCGACAGCTCGGACACCAGCTGTGCAGGGCTAGAGCTGCGGATGCGCATGGCATCAATCTGGCGCTTGGCCAGGGCCGTTTCGTCGCGGCGGTTAACCACGCCGCCGCCGGAAATTTCCGGCATGTTGCCCAGCGCGATATTGGCGCTGATGGATTGGCTCAGCAGCAGGCCTTCACCCTTGCGGTCTTCGGTAATCAGAGCAATGCCATGAGCCACCGCGTCCACCGGCGAACGGATACTCACCACCTGCGCTGGCGACCCCAAGGCCACCGTGCCACTGTCGGCCAGGTCGGCACCGAAAATCAGGCGTAGCAATTCAGTCCGGCCCGCACCGATCAGGCCGGAGATGCCATAGATTTCCCCGGCACGCACTTCAAACGACACATCGCGGACCTTGTCCGAGCGGGTCAGCCCTTTCACCGTCAGGGCGGGGCCACCAATGGTGCGTGGCCCCAGGTCGATCTGCTCACCCAGTTCGCGACCGACCATCAAGGTGACCAGCTGCTCACTGTTGTAATTGGCCATCGGCTCGACGCAGACCAACTTGCCGTCGCGCAACACCGCAATACGCTGCGCGACGCGGGCCAGTTCTTCGAGCCGGTGTGAAATATAAATGATCGCCACGCCCCGGGCCTGCAGGCGGGTGATTTGCTCGAACAGCATCTCGACTTCACGGGCAGTGAGCATGGCCGTGGGTTCGTCGAGGATCAGTACATGGCAGTCGCCGATCAGGTTACGGGCGATTTCGACCATTTGTTGATGGCCGATGCCCAGGCTCCCGACCAGGGTGTCCGGGTCGATCGCGTCCAGCCCGACGTGGGCCATCGCCTCGATCGCGGCCTTGCGCAGTTGGGTGCGGTTGATCCAGCCACAGTTTCTGGGCAGGTTGTCCAGGAACAGGTTTTCGGCCACGGTCAGCGTTGGCAACAGGTTGAGTTCCTGCATAACCATGCGCACGCCCAGCTCTTCAGCCTGGGTGCGGCTACCGGGGCGGTAATCCTGGCCATTGAACTGCATGTGCCCGGTGGTCGGCGTGACCAGCCCGCCGATGATTTTCGACAACGTGCTTTTACCAGCGCCGTTCTCACCGGTCAGCGCCAGCACTTCCCCGCGATTGAGCGTCAGGGTGATGTCGGACAGAACCGGTTGGGCATAGGTCTTGCCGATACCGCTGACCGAGAGGACAGCGTTCGGGGCGGAAGATGACATAAGAAAAATCTCCAGGCGCCCGCTCAGGACGAGCGGGCGCTGTTGGGTGCTGCCAGGATTACTTCTTGAGGACGAGTTCGACCGGGGTTTCGATCACGCCGTCCTTGGCATCGACTTGTTCACCCTTGACCAGCTTGAGCGCATTCTGGATACCGAACACAGCTTGCTGAGCAGCGGCTTGGTCGGCAGTCGCCAGGACGCGGCCGTCCTGCAGCATCGGTTTGATGGCTTCGATATTGTCGTAGCCCACCACCAGCACTTTGCCGGCCTTGCCTGCGGCACGTACTGCGGAGACTGCGCCCAGTGCCATGTTGTCGTTACCCGCCAGCAACGCCTTGAGGTCCGGGTATTCGCTCAGCATGGCGGAAGCGACTTTCTGGCCCTGATCGATTTCCCAGTTACCCGATTGGGTGGAAACGATCTTCATGCCGGCAGCGTCCATCGCATCCTTGTAGCCTGCGGTGCGCTGCTGGGCGTTGGTGGTGGTCGGCACGCCTTCGATGATGCCGACCTTGTCACCCGAGGTCAGGTGCTTGGCCAGGTAGTCACCGACCAGCTTGGAGCCTTTGCGGTTGTCCGGCCCCACAAACGGGATGTTGAGGTTTTTGCTTTTCAGTACGTCCGGATCAAGGCGGTTGTCGATGTTGACGACCTTGATGCCGGCATCCGAGGCTTTCTTAAGCACGGTGACCAATGCCTTGGAGTCGGCCGGGGCGATCACGATGGCGTTAACTTTGGCGAGGATCATCTGGTTGACGATATCGATCTGCGCACTGGTATCGGTTTCGTTCTTGATACCGTTGGTGATCATGTCGAAATCAGCGGCGTGGGTTTTCTGATAGTCCTTGGCGCCGTCCTGCATGGTCACGAAAAATTCGTTGGCAAGGGACTTCATCACCAGGCCGACCTTGGGTTTGGCGGCGGCGTCTTCAGCGAATACAGAGGAGAGAGGTAGAGCAGCGGATGCGGCAGCAAGCACAGCGACAGCAAGAAGACGTCCAGCAAATGGCAGCTTCATGGGTTCACTCCGATCTTATGATTATTGTAAGCAACGCTTGCACCGAAGAATGCTCCGGCAGCCCTCCCACCCGGGTGGCTGATACGAGTTTTCACGATACTCAGGGAGCGCTGCGTGAAACATCTCGCAAACGTTTGCGTTAGTCAAACTATGAGAACCTTGTCGAGATTTGTCAACGACGGAAATCTGCCTTTCATCTGACCCAGGCCTTTCACCGCACAGCTGATGTGACTAAACATGGCCTTCGCCCGACCGCTCGCTGAAACGACAGGCAGCTGCCCCACCGTCATACACGCCTGCATGAATATTCCATCATGGTTTTCGGACAACCGAACGCAATAGCCCCTCACTGTTCGGAAAGCCGGACAAACGCCCCTCAGCCCCACCTGCAAAACCAATATAAGTTGTTTTAAATCAACACGTTAATTTATATGTTCGGCCACCATCAGCCTGGTACAAATCCTGCTCTTTCTCAGCACCTCGCGGCATTCAGAATCGCCCGGGT of Pseudomonas fluorescens contains these proteins:
- a CDS encoding sugar ABC transporter substrate-binding protein, producing the protein MKLPFAGRLLAVAVLAAASAALPLSSVFAEDAAAKPKVGLVMKSLANEFFVTMQDGAKDYQKTHAADFDMITNGIKNETDTSAQIDIVNQMILAKVNAIVIAPADSKALVTVLKKASDAGIKVVNIDNRLDPDVLKSKNLNIPFVGPDNRKGSKLVGDYLAKHLTSGDKVGIIEGVPTTTNAQQRTAGYKDAMDAAGMKIVSTQSGNWEIDQGQKVASAMLSEYPDLKALLAGNDNMALGAVSAVRAAGKAGKVLVVGYDNIEAIKPMLQDGRVLATADQAAAQQAVFGIQNALKLVKGEQVDAKDGVIETPVELVLKK